One Rhizobiales bacterium GAS188 DNA window includes the following coding sequences:
- a CDS encoding fatty-acyl-CoA synthase, whose product MTVVEEALAKQKRIDESAKGLVDEHPRLVDLIARGAQLNPLANAITYMRTATDPDPVSYTHGEFIGLVVAAARWYRARGLAETDAVSILLPTCPAMIVAQWGAAYAAVVQPLNLLFSREAIAAQLRAVGARLLLVPPPGTPGGLYEKVAGLDSEIDDLRLVVLPLDGSVSFDGEMLRPADDWREDLDASKRDGDADRVAALYPTGGTTGVPKIARLSNRNMVASSVGSLLGIDYRPKDRTLLALPLFHVGGSFCTCVPALAAGGAIVVPTPTSVRNPAVIANFWRIAAEQRLSIVGVVPTTLSALADVPVAGADLSHLRLVATGASVLPAEIERRFLSVCPVDAVRQIYGMTELAGGVAQVWFDERPRGLAVGKRCPQVEFAIYADGRLLREWPSPVGELMVRAPHVFRGYVDPRQTEKAFHDGWLRTGDLCRVDEDGQVSIIGRIKDLIIRGGHNIDPCAIEDVAMSFPGVALAAAVGAPDAYAGEVPMLFVSAQPGEDLDAAELASFLQERVLEPPAQPKIVAVLAEMPVTPVGKIYKPRLRELAAEKAAGDLLAATCPQAEAEIAAAHDAERGLLLSVKIEGGPAMREQARRALARFPIPIEISAKESGP is encoded by the coding sequence ATGACCGTGGTGGAAGAGGCCCTTGCCAAGCAGAAGCGGATCGACGAGAGCGCCAAAGGCTTGGTCGACGAGCATCCGCGCCTCGTCGACCTCATCGCCCGAGGCGCGCAGCTCAACCCCCTGGCGAATGCGATCACCTATATGCGCACGGCGACCGACCCGGATCCGGTCAGCTATACGCATGGCGAATTTATCGGTCTCGTGGTGGCGGCCGCGCGCTGGTACCGCGCCCGGGGTCTCGCCGAGACCGACGCTGTTTCGATCCTCCTGCCGACCTGTCCGGCGATGATCGTCGCGCAATGGGGCGCGGCCTATGCGGCGGTCGTGCAGCCACTCAACCTTCTTTTCTCGCGCGAGGCGATCGCGGCGCAATTGCGGGCGGTCGGCGCGCGCCTGCTGCTGGTGCCGCCGCCGGGCACGCCTGGCGGACTCTACGAGAAGGTGGCCGGTCTCGATAGCGAGATCGACGATTTGCGCCTTGTCGTGCTGCCTCTCGACGGATCGGTGTCCTTCGATGGCGAGATGCTCAGGCCGGCCGACGACTGGCGCGAAGATCTTGATGCGTCGAAGCGTGATGGCGACGCCGACCGGGTGGCGGCGCTGTACCCGACCGGTGGAACGACCGGCGTCCCGAAGATCGCGCGCTTGAGCAACCGCAACATGGTCGCCTCGAGCGTGGGATCCCTCCTCGGCATCGACTATCGCCCAAAGGATCGCACTCTCCTCGCCTTGCCCTTATTTCATGTCGGCGGCTCGTTCTGCACCTGCGTGCCGGCGCTGGCGGCCGGCGGCGCGATCGTCGTTCCCACGCCGACGAGCGTGCGCAACCCGGCGGTGATAGCCAATTTCTGGCGGATTGCCGCCGAGCAGCGGCTGAGCATAGTCGGCGTCGTTCCGACAACGCTGAGCGCGCTCGCCGACGTGCCTGTCGCGGGGGCCGATCTGTCGCATCTGCGCCTGGTGGCGACCGGCGCCTCGGTGCTGCCGGCGGAGATCGAGCGCCGCTTCCTTTCGGTCTGCCCCGTGGACGCGGTGCGCCAGATCTATGGCATGACCGAGCTCGCAGGCGGCGTTGCCCAGGTCTGGTTCGACGAACGGCCACGGGGCCTCGCCGTCGGGAAGCGGTGCCCCCAGGTGGAGTTCGCCATTTACGCGGACGGCCGGCTGTTGCGCGAATGGCCATCGCCCGTGGGCGAGCTCATGGTGCGAGCTCCCCACGTCTTTCGTGGCTATGTGGATCCACGCCAGACCGAAAAGGCCTTCCACGATGGCTGGCTGCGCACGGGCGATCTGTGCCGCGTCGACGAGGACGGCCAAGTCTCCATCATCGGACGCATCAAGGACCTCATCATACGGGGCGGGCACAACATCGATCCTTGCGCGATCGAGGATGTCGCCATGAGCTTTCCGGGTGTGGCGCTAGCAGCCGCGGTCGGCGCGCCCGACGCCTATGCGGGCGAGGTGCCGATGCTGTTCGTCTCGGCCCAGCCGGGAGAAGATCTCGACGCCGCGGAGCTCGCAAGCTTCCTGCAGGAACGCGTTCTCGAACCGCCGGCGCAGCCGAAGATTGTCGCGGTCCTTGCTGAAATGCCGGTCACTCCGGTCGGAAAGATATACAAGCCGCGGTTGCGCGAGCTTGCAGCCGAGAAGGCGGCGGGCGATCTGCTGGCCGCAACCTGTCCGCAAGCTGAAGCGGAGATCGCGGCGGCCCACGACGCCGAGCGAGGCCTGCTGCTCAGCGTCAAGATCGAAGGAGGCCCGGCCATGCGGGAGCAAGCGCGCCGCGCGCTCGCGAGATTTCCAATCCCGATCGAAATTTCCGCGAAGGAAAGTGGGCCGTGA
- a CDS encoding transcriptional regulator, TetR family: MTTVANRPRAKVHNRDRDAEILDAARTVFEERGFEAASIAGIARRAHVAEGTIYLYSATKRDLLLKVVRRWYEGLIAEIEEALAERVSVEAKLRYFAHRQFRVFAEDAAIGRLLVRELRTAPDYADTDLYQLNRRYTRLFTSAVRAGIETGEISSEVPSNLARDLFFGGIEHAGMGGMGGLGPARIAERAETFFALFWKAVAGDAVASEAPRRSGFAKRV; the protein is encoded by the coding sequence ATGACCACGGTAGCCAACAGGCCGCGCGCCAAGGTCCATAACCGCGACCGCGATGCCGAGATCCTCGACGCCGCCCGTACCGTATTCGAGGAGCGGGGCTTCGAGGCGGCCTCGATCGCCGGGATTGCCCGGCGCGCGCACGTGGCAGAAGGCACGATCTATCTTTACAGCGCGACCAAGCGCGACCTTCTGCTCAAGGTGGTGCGCCGTTGGTATGAGGGCTTGATCGCCGAGATCGAAGAGGCCCTGGCGGAGCGCGTGAGCGTAGAGGCCAAGTTGCGCTACTTCGCGCATCGGCAGTTCCGGGTGTTCGCGGAAGACGCCGCGATCGGCCGCCTGCTGGTGCGCGAATTGCGCACGGCGCCCGACTACGCGGACACCGATCTCTACCAGCTGAACCGACGCTATACGCGCCTCTTCACCTCCGCGGTGCGGGCGGGAATCGAGACCGGCGAGATCAGTTCCGAGGTGCCCTCGAATCTGGCGCGCGACCTGTTCTTCGGCGGCATCGAGCATGCCGGCATGGGAGGCATGGGAGGGCTTGGCCCGGCAAGGATCGCGGAGCGGGCGGAGACCTTCTTTGCGCTGTTCTGGAAGGCGGTGGCCGGTGACGCGGTCGCAAGCGAGGCGCCGCGGAGGTCAGGCTTCGCGAAGCGCGTGTGA
- a CDS encoding geranyl-CoA carboxylase beta subunit produces MPAIKSAIIIDSDAFRANREAHLKLIDEFRALEAKVRESSARAERKFRERGQLLPRERVNLVLDRGQPFLELSTLCGLGMHEDDGADNVYGGGSIAGIGFISGTRCMLTASDSGIKGGAAHPMGVEKSIRAQEIALKNKLPLVQLVESAGANLLLQAEMFVRGGATFANMARLSAAGIPVMSVVHGSSTAGGAYQTGLADYVVMVRGRSKVFLAGPPLLRAATGEIADDETLGGAEMHATVTGLGEYLAEDDADALRIAREIFAKLRWNDRLPRRDEPSFALPLYDAEELLGIVPTDYRKPYDVREVIARIVDGSDFLDFKPLYGPQTVCGHAAVEGQPVGLIANNGPIDSAGATKAAQFIQLCCQSGTPIVFLQNTTGYMVGVEAEASGIIKHGSKMIQAVTNASVPKITIQIGGSFGAGHYGMCGRAFGPRFLFSWPNNRISVMGGEQAARVLAIVAEDGARARGLEPDHARLEAQGRKIISAYGRESTALFATARLWDDGLIDPRDTRRVLSLCLATCREGDARTLYPISFGVARM; encoded by the coding sequence ATGCCAGCGATCAAATCGGCGATTATCATCGACAGCGACGCTTTCCGCGCTAACCGGGAGGCGCATCTCAAGCTCATCGATGAATTCCGCGCGCTCGAGGCAAAGGTGCGGGAGAGTTCAGCGCGGGCCGAACGCAAGTTTCGCGAGCGCGGTCAGCTCCTGCCGCGCGAGCGGGTCAACCTCGTTCTCGATCGCGGCCAGCCCTTCCTCGAGCTCTCGACCTTGTGCGGACTTGGCATGCATGAGGATGATGGCGCAGACAACGTCTATGGTGGCGGCAGCATCGCCGGCATCGGCTTCATCAGCGGCACGCGCTGCATGCTCACCGCGAGCGATTCCGGCATCAAGGGCGGCGCCGCCCATCCGATGGGGGTCGAGAAGAGCATCCGGGCGCAAGAGATCGCCCTCAAGAACAAGCTCCCCCTGGTCCAGCTCGTCGAGAGCGCAGGGGCGAATCTCCTCTTGCAAGCGGAGATGTTCGTGCGTGGCGGCGCGACCTTCGCCAATATGGCGCGCCTGTCGGCGGCCGGCATTCCGGTGATGTCCGTCGTGCACGGATCCTCGACGGCAGGCGGGGCCTACCAGACCGGGCTTGCCGACTATGTGGTGATGGTGCGCGGCCGCTCGAAGGTCTTCCTCGCCGGGCCGCCGCTCTTGCGCGCGGCAACGGGCGAGATCGCCGATGACGAGACGCTCGGCGGCGCCGAGATGCATGCCACGGTGACCGGGCTTGGCGAGTATCTCGCCGAGGACGACGCGGACGCGCTGCGGATCGCGCGCGAAATCTTCGCAAAGCTGCGCTGGAACGATCGTCTGCCGAGGCGAGATGAGCCATCCTTCGCGCTGCCGCTTTATGACGCCGAGGAGCTCCTCGGCATCGTTCCAACCGATTACCGCAAGCCCTATGATGTGCGCGAGGTGATCGCGCGCATCGTCGACGGTTCGGACTTCCTCGACTTCAAGCCGCTCTACGGACCACAGACGGTTTGCGGCCACGCAGCCGTCGAAGGGCAGCCGGTCGGGCTCATCGCCAATAACGGCCCGATCGACTCGGCCGGCGCCACGAAGGCCGCGCAGTTCATCCAGCTCTGCTGCCAATCGGGCACGCCCATCGTGTTCCTGCAGAACACCACGGGCTACATGGTCGGGGTCGAGGCCGAAGCCTCGGGCATCATCAAGCACGGCTCCAAGATGATTCAGGCCGTGACGAATGCGAGCGTGCCCAAGATCACGATCCAGATCGGTGGTTCGTTCGGCGCCGGGCACTACGGCATGTGCGGGCGCGCTTTCGGGCCGCGATTCCTGTTCTCCTGGCCGAACAATCGCATCTCGGTCATGGGCGGCGAGCAGGCCGCACGGGTGCTGGCCATCGTTGCCGAAGACGGGGCGAGGGCACGCGGCCTCGAGCCCGACCATGCGCGGCTCGAGGCGCAAGGTCGCAAGATCATCTCAGCCTATGGCCGGGAATCCACTGCCCTGTTTGCAACGGCGAGGCTGTGGGACGATGGGCTCATCGATCCGCGCGACACGAGGAGGGTCCTCTCGCTTTGCCTTGCGACCTGCCGTGAAGGCGATGCGCGCACCCTATATCCGATCAGTTTCGGCGTTGCCAGGATGTGA
- a CDS encoding isohexenylglutaconyl-CoA hydratase, whose amino-acid sequence MSAFPETKLVRLERLGPHLRVILDDPTTQNALSEGMVGELDAVLAGSVEDGSLRSLVIEGANGMFCAGADLKSALAELDRQPAQGELDPLFLRNRRGGEFFARLDAHPLVTIAVVDGPAFGGGFGLACCADIVIATARARFALSETSLGIPPAQIAPFLVARLGARLARRLALTGTRLDGKGARDIGLVDFFCETEDELEHTLKQLLNEIGRCAPGANAVTKRLIQSCAGSQSDDFLDEAAQAFSSSLRGREGREGVAAFLAKRPARWVEKI is encoded by the coding sequence ATGAGCGCATTTCCCGAAACCAAGCTTGTTCGGCTCGAACGCCTCGGACCGCATCTGCGCGTCATCCTCGACGATCCGACAACGCAAAACGCACTCTCCGAAGGTATGGTCGGCGAGCTTGACGCCGTTCTCGCAGGGAGCGTCGAGGACGGCAGTTTGCGCAGCCTCGTGATCGAGGGCGCTAACGGCATGTTCTGCGCCGGTGCCGATCTCAAGAGCGCGCTCGCCGAGCTCGATCGTCAGCCCGCGCAAGGCGAGCTCGATCCTCTCTTCCTGCGCAACCGCCGCGGAGGAGAATTCTTCGCCAGACTCGACGCGCACCCGCTCGTCACCATCGCCGTGGTCGACGGCCCGGCCTTCGGCGGTGGCTTCGGGCTTGCCTGCTGCGCCGATATCGTCATCGCGACGGCGCGCGCCCGCTTCGCCTTGTCGGAGACGAGCCTTGGCATCCCGCCGGCGCAGATCGCGCCCTTCCTCGTGGCAAGACTCGGTGCGCGCCTGGCGCGGCGGCTCGCGCTGACCGGCACGCGCCTGGATGGGAAGGGCGCGCGCGATATCGGGCTGGTCGACTTCTTCTGCGAGACCGAAGACGAGCTCGAGCATACGCTGAAGCAGCTTCTCAACGAGATCGGTCGTTGCGCCCCTGGCGCGAATGCGGTCACGAAGCGGCTCATCCAAAGCTGCGCCGGATCGCAATCGGATGACTTCCTCGACGAGGCGGCGCAGGCCTTCTCCTCCTCATTGCGCGGCCGCGAGGGCCGCGAGGGCGTCGCCGCATTCCTCGCGAAGCGGCCGGCACGCTGGGTCGAGAAGATCTGA
- a CDS encoding geranyl-CoA carboxylase alpha subunit produces MARPFQKILIANRGEIACRVMRTARAAGYRTVAVFSEADAEALHVQEADEAVLIGPAPTAQSYLAIERIIAAARRACADAVHPGYGFLSENADFASACGEAGLVFIGPSVEAIRAMGDKAQAKRRMIDAGVPCVPGYQGDDQTDGRLATEAERIGYPVMVKASAGGGGRGMRLVDKAAGLAQALKSARSEAKGAFGDSRLIIERAIIAPRHVEIQVFGDAHGNVIHLGERDCSIQRRHQKVVEEAPSPAVAPELRARMGAAAVTAARSIDYVGAGTIEFLVDAQHEFYFLEMNTRLQVEHPVTELVTGLDLVSLQLDVAQGRPLPIRQEDVALHGHAIEVRLYAEDPRNHFLPQTGEIAAWQPAQGEGVRVDHGLREGVSVSPFYDPMLAKIIGSGRDREEARRRLTRALEDTLILGVRTNKEFLLEALAKPDFIAGKATTAFIEANFEDLAGAAGAPPAEIVALAAALFADGAGGGWQSSQWRETPLRLFAGGETIGVGVVRRGDAFAVSVGGATRSLRLIERKADSLRFEDSGHVRTARYALCGPTLFIDIAGQVFEFEDTTLSPPEGKDAASDGVLRAPMNGLVVALDVKTGDRIRRGQVVAVIEAMKMEHAIVALVDGSVESVAVVRGAQVASRDVLVTITTDAPG; encoded by the coding sequence ATGGCCCGCCCTTTCCAAAAGATCCTGATCGCCAATCGCGGCGAGATCGCCTGCCGGGTGATGCGCACGGCGCGGGCTGCGGGGTATCGAACCGTCGCCGTCTTCAGCGAGGCGGATGCCGAGGCACTGCATGTGCAGGAAGCCGATGAGGCAGTGCTGATCGGCCCTGCGCCGACCGCGCAATCCTATCTCGCGATCGAGCGGATCATCGCCGCCGCCAGGCGGGCTTGCGCCGACGCGGTGCATCCAGGCTATGGCTTCCTCTCGGAGAATGCCGATTTCGCGAGCGCTTGCGGAGAGGCCGGGCTCGTCTTCATCGGGCCCTCCGTCGAGGCCATCCGGGCAATGGGCGACAAGGCGCAGGCGAAGCGCCGGATGATCGACGCGGGCGTGCCCTGCGTCCCCGGCTATCAAGGCGACGACCAGACGGATGGGCGCCTGGCGACGGAGGCTGAGCGGATCGGCTACCCCGTCATGGTCAAGGCATCGGCCGGAGGCGGCGGGCGCGGCATGCGCCTCGTGGATAAGGCCGCGGGCCTCGCGCAAGCCCTCAAGAGCGCGCGGTCGGAGGCCAAGGGCGCCTTCGGCGACTCGAGGCTCATCATCGAGCGCGCCATCATCGCGCCGCGCCATGTCGAGATCCAGGTCTTCGGGGATGCGCATGGCAACGTCATCCATCTCGGCGAACGAGACTGCTCGATCCAACGCCGGCATCAGAAGGTGGTCGAGGAGGCTCCCTCCCCTGCCGTCGCGCCCGAGCTCCGGGCGCGAATGGGGGCGGCGGCCGTGACGGCTGCGCGCTCCATCGACTATGTCGGCGCGGGCACGATCGAGTTCCTCGTCGATGCGCAGCACGAGTTCTACTTCCTCGAAATGAATACGCGTTTGCAGGTCGAGCATCCCGTGACCGAATTGGTCACGGGATTGGACCTCGTTTCGCTGCAGCTCGACGTCGCCCAGGGACGGCCCTTGCCGATCCGCCAGGAGGACGTGGCGCTCCACGGTCACGCGATCGAGGTCCGCCTCTATGCCGAGGATCCGCGCAATCACTTCCTGCCGCAAACGGGCGAGATTGCAGCCTGGCAACCGGCGCAAGGAGAAGGCGTGCGCGTCGATCACGGGCTGCGCGAAGGGGTCAGCGTTTCGCCATTCTACGACCCGATGCTTGCGAAGATCATCGGCAGCGGCCGCGATCGCGAGGAGGCGCGGCGGCGCCTCACACGGGCGCTCGAAGATACATTGATCCTCGGCGTGAGGACCAACAAGGAATTCCTGCTGGAGGCTCTCGCCAAGCCCGACTTCATCGCCGGCAAAGCGACCACGGCCTTCATCGAGGCGAACTTCGAGGACCTTGCCGGCGCAGCCGGCGCGCCGCCTGCCGAGATCGTCGCCCTCGCGGCCGCGCTCTTCGCGGACGGGGCGGGCGGAGGCTGGCAATCCTCGCAATGGCGGGAAACGCCTCTTCGCCTGTTCGCAGGCGGCGAGACGATCGGCGTCGGTGTCGTTCGTCGCGGCGACGCCTTTGCCGTCTCGGTCGGCGGGGCGACGCGGTCGCTGCGGCTGATCGAGAGAAAGGCGGACAGCCTTCGTTTCGAGGACTCTGGCCATGTCAGGACCGCACGCTACGCTCTTTGCGGGCCCACCCTCTTCATCGACATCGCCGGGCAGGTGTTCGAATTCGAGGACACGACATTGTCGCCTCCCGAGGGGAAGGACGCGGCGAGCGACGGCGTGCTGCGGGCGCCGATGAACGGCCTCGTTGTCGCCCTCGATGTGAAGACCGGCGATCGCATTCGTCGCGGCCAGGTGGTCGCCGTGATCGAGGCCATGAAGATGGAGCACGCGATCGTCGCACTGGTCGACGGGTCCGTGGAGAGCGTCGCCGTGGTGCGCGGAGCCCAGGTCGCGTCGCGTGATGTGCTGGTGACGATCACGACCGACGCCCCAGGATGA
- a CDS encoding Uncharacterized conserved protein, DUF849 family, translating into MDKAVVTCALTGVLTDPRQHPVPVTPQEMAREARLAYDAGASVIHMHFRCQEEGRGQFPSWDPEVATRIIDAIREACPGILINQSTGIVGPDIGGPLDCLRAVKPEIAACNAGSLNYLKIKADGSWAWPPLLFDNPVDKVTQFLAVMRDTRTRPEFECFDTGIVRCVGMYAKAGMFAGMPKYNFVMGVESGMPADPDLLPILTNLVVPGARWSVTAIGRAEIWPLHRRAAELGGDLRTGLEDSFYLPGGEKASSNAPLVETLVGYAREAGREIASPAEARQLMQIR; encoded by the coding sequence ATGGATAAGGCCGTCGTGACTTGCGCCCTGACAGGCGTCCTCACCGATCCGCGGCAGCATCCCGTTCCGGTGACGCCGCAGGAGATGGCGCGCGAAGCAAGGCTCGCCTATGACGCCGGCGCCTCCGTGATCCACATGCATTTCCGTTGCCAGGAAGAGGGGCGCGGCCAATTCCCATCCTGGGATCCTGAGGTTGCGACGCGCATCATCGATGCGATCCGCGAGGCATGCCCCGGCATCCTCATCAACCAGTCGACGGGGATCGTCGGCCCCGATATCGGCGGCCCCCTCGATTGCCTGCGCGCGGTCAAGCCCGAGATCGCGGCCTGCAACGCGGGTTCGCTCAACTATCTGAAGATCAAGGCCGATGGGAGTTGGGCTTGGCCGCCATTGCTCTTCGACAATCCGGTCGACAAGGTCACGCAATTCCTCGCCGTGATGCGGGACACGAGGACCAGGCCGGAATTCGAATGTTTCGACACCGGCATCGTCCGCTGCGTCGGAATGTATGCCAAGGCCGGGATGTTCGCGGGGATGCCGAAGTATAATTTCGTCATGGGCGTCGAATCCGGCATGCCCGCCGATCCGGATCTTCTTCCGATCCTGACGAACCTCGTTGTGCCTGGGGCGCGATGGAGCGTCACCGCGATCGGCCGCGCGGAGATTTGGCCGCTGCACCGCCGCGCCGCCGAGCTCGGTGGCGATCTGCGTACCGGCCTCGAGGACAGTTTCTACCTGCCTGGCGGCGAGAAGGCTTCCTCCAATGCCCCGCTCGTCGAGACGTTGGTTGGCTATGCGCGTGAGGCGGGGCGCGAGATCGCTAGCCCGGCGGAGGCGCGCCAGCTCATGCAAATTCGGTGA
- a CDS encoding Glutathione S-transferase: protein MITLYHCVSARSFRSLWALEELSLPYHLKMLPFPPRVLAREYLEVNPLGTVPLLIDGETRMTESSATCQYLAERYGKGSLCVAPHEVAYGAYLNWLHSGEATLTFPQTIVLRYGRLEPKERRLPQAAEDYTRWFLGRLRGVEAVISQEDHICAGRFTAADISVGYALMLASHIGLDREFPETVRNYWRRLSAREGYARALASQDRAAREQGVPPALDLETRPTIRQGPNTPQGSG, encoded by the coding sequence ATGATCACGCTCTATCACTGCGTCAGCGCCCGCTCCTTCCGGTCTCTCTGGGCCCTCGAGGAGCTTTCGCTTCCCTATCATCTGAAGATGCTGCCCTTCCCGCCGCGCGTGCTGGCGCGCGAGTATCTCGAGGTGAACCCGCTCGGGACCGTTCCGCTCCTGATCGATGGCGAGACGCGGATGACGGAATCATCCGCCACCTGCCAGTATCTCGCCGAGCGCTACGGCAAGGGATCGCTTTGCGTGGCGCCGCACGAGGTCGCCTATGGCGCCTATCTCAACTGGCTGCATTCCGGCGAGGCAACCTTGACCTTCCCGCAGACGATCGTCCTGCGCTATGGCCGCCTCGAGCCAAAGGAACGGCGCCTGCCGCAGGCCGCCGAGGACTATACGCGCTGGTTCCTGGGCCGCCTGCGCGGCGTCGAGGCGGTCATATCCCAGGAAGACCATATCTGCGCCGGCCGCTTCACCGCAGCCGACATCTCCGTCGGCTATGCGCTCATGCTCGCAAGCCATATCGGCCTCGATCGCGAGTTTCCCGAGACGGTGCGCAACTATTGGCGGCGGCTTTCGGCACGCGAGGGCTATGCGCGCGCGCTCGCAAGCCAGGATCGCGCCGCTCGAGAACAGGGCGTGCCGCCGGCCCTCGACCTCGAAACGAGGCCAACGATCCGACAAGGACCGAACACCCCGCAGGGGAGCGGATGA